ACATACAGAACCACATTCAGGGCAGCAATAAGGAGGCTTGCGAGAGTGGATTCTTTGATGAGCAGCATAGCTGCATTTATTAGGCAGCATCATCAAACACTCACTGCAGGTCTAAATATAGGACAAAAGCAAATCTGTATAAACTTGATGTACACATAAtctcaaaaattaaacaaaatgcacaatCAAACTGAACACACttctatataatatactgtactttaaaggattacttcacccaaaaatggtaaatactttttttattgttacttaccccatgtagtttttaAACTAATGTTTTACACAAGAGTCTCAGGATTCAGGAAAGAGTAATCGGGATTAGAGATGCTAAATATCAATCTTTGGGGCAGTGGCTTATGACAGGTAAACCAATCCTGTTACAGCTCCAACACCAGGTGCTAGGATCAGAGATTGGCAAATGCAGGGTGAACCTTAACTGCCCTAAAATCATTACTGCCTCTATATCTCTCACGCACCTGACCCTGAGAAAGAGTGATGGATAACCCTCTAGGCCCTGCTCTAGACAGATAATACCAAGAGTATCTAGCAACTGCTTTCACAGTTTCCTCCTGACTTGCAATTGCTGTTGCTGCTAGAACAGACTCAAACttctacatttgtttttgtttcagacAATGGATGACTGccacattataaataaaatagccTTTGCAATTTGTTAACATGTCATCATTATTTGCACCTCAACTGCAACAGGTTTAAATGTGCTGAATTTCTAATGGAGTGAATTTTCAATCTGTAGATTGCTATTAATAACATACTATATTAATCATGTAACAAACCAAGATGTTCTAGAATAATTGTGAATTTGTTGGCCAATTAATATaatgaacaagaacagatatgatGCACTTTCCTAAGATATTTATTGAACCCGAAATTAATGAAGAGACTTGACAGTTTTATGAATTATACGTAATTTAACATGAATATAAtcatactagaaaaaaaaaaatactacattaAACACGTACCTTCCAGCCAGATTGTCCAGGTTGCTGATAGTGGCTTGCAAGTGCAGGATAGTCAGGGGCTTGTTTATTACAATCAAGACATTTAAATCCACGCTGAGTCACCTTTTCTGGATACAAAGGCATAACTGGTTCGGTGTTTGCTACAGTCTCTGGCACTGATGAATTTGAGGTAATAGGTGTAACCTGTAGAGCAGAGGCTACAGAAGAAAATGCAGAAGTAGAGGCAAACATTTTCTCAGGTGGAATGGGTTTCATAAATAGCTGTGAGCACTGCATAACAATACCTTTAGTTTTGTGTTCTCTAGCATGGGCAAGTAAACTACACTTGTTGTAAAACAAAAGTGTCTTGGCACAGTGGTTGCATGCTACTTCAATGTGCATGCTCCTCCTACCATAATGCTGTGCAAGACTTTTCTCAAGTCCAAAAGAATCCCCACACTCCAGGCAACGGTAGCCACGTGTGGGCAAATGAATGTTGCATTCTGCCGGTGGGTTTAGATTAGGTACATATAATGGAACAGGATTGGCActatttaaaagtttatttaaagCTACAACTACAGCATTGGGAAATGTTGGGACTGGTGTAGAAGCAGCTTTTTTAACCTGGTGTACCAGTGGAACAGTACTACACACAATCTGTGTTGTTAACTGTGTCTGGTTTTGTCTCTGGGCAGCCGACCTTGCTGTAACTGAAGCAGCAACACTGTGGGGTACCAGATTAAGGTTTGCCAAATGAACAGCTTTTGGAAGGAGGTTTGCAGTTGAAAGAGTTGAAGACATCTGATTTTTCTGGACTACATTTGGAGAACTCACAGTGGTACTACTATTCCCGTTACAGAGTAAAGATGCAGTGGTTGCTTCTGGAGTCTTTTCACACCTTTCTTGTTTCCTGTTACTTAATTTTTGGTTTTCATTAGATGGAATAACAAATGTGGAGGTATTTTTTTcaggtgttttaattttttcactgtGACTTGTATTCTCATGACTGCTAAGAGAGGGTGATGAAGAAGGGGTGACATTTAATGCTGAATACTCAAGAGCTGGGTATTGTAATGGTGAAGATTCTGGTGGAGACTGCAGATCCTCTTGCTCTGAATCTGGCAGCACACTTGTTACAGTTCTCTTAATTTGCCCGGAGGAggtctttattgtttttattctgacTTTGGGAATGGCTGGAGGAGAGCCTGCATTGACCGATGGAGAAAGTTTGCTACTGCTTTCACTACAAATACTCACAGGactatctggctgctttgtagcACATCTTTTCACTACTTCCAATGGGCTTCTTGGACTTTTTGGTGACTTGGAAATTTTAGGGCTGATTTTAACTTCTTTCAATGACATAGACACTTCTCTTGTTATTAATGGTGGTTCATCCATTACTGTGTCAACCTCTTTAGAATTGAGTGCTGCTAGAGCAGCTAAGCAAGATGAAAACTTTGAATTTTCAGATTTAATATGATGGCGAGATGGAgctaataatgaaagatttggaTTAGAGTCAATAACTTTCACTGGCTCATCTAAATCACTATCCACATTATTCAAAGGAAGCAAATCCATGCcatgaaagtattttttttttgcatgctgcTTGACAGtatctctttttctgtcttcaactGTTACTGGTTCATCCCAGTGTATTTCACAGTCTTTATCAGGAATGTTTGCACTCTCGCTTTTAGCATCATTCATGTAGCACTGATCAAACATATTGAAGTCAGGTATGTTTTTCTGATTGTCTAACACAGAGCATTGTGAAGTATCAAATAATGAAGGAGCAGGAAAGTCTGCAGGTTTGTGTACAACTGCATTACTAATTTCAGAGTCCTCTGGCTCTGGACTGGAAATAGGGCTGAACTGAGAGAAAGACGGCATTGTGTCAGTATGCTGaacagcatttctttcaggaaggcTACTTGAACTACTTCCATTCATGAAAGCAGGATCATAGGTAGTCTGTGTGGCATTTTGACAGTCAGGGATGTGATCCGGGCTCTGAAAaccattttgtaatatattttgtccaaaatgactGCTGTCTTTCTCAGGGCAAGATTCTAGAGAGTCCTGGCGGCTTGTGTTCTTCACAATTACACTGACAACTGGGACATCAGG
The Erpetoichthys calabaricus chromosome 17, fErpCal1.3, whole genome shotgun sequence genome window above contains:
- the znf592 gene encoding zinc finger protein 592; the encoded protein is MGDMKTPDFDDLLAAFDIPDATGLDAKEAIQSSSDEVEGHIKPAGMCVDENIVTAPDVPVVSVIVKNTSRQDSLESCPEKDSSHFGQNILQNGFQSPDHIPDCQNATQTTYDPAFMNGSSSSSLPERNAVQHTDTMPSFSQFSPISSPEPEDSEISNAVVHKPADFPAPSLFDTSQCSVLDNQKNIPDFNMFDQCYMNDAKSESANIPDKDCEIHWDEPVTVEDRKRDTVKQHAKKKYFHGMDLLPLNNVDSDLDEPVKVIDSNPNLSLLAPSRHHIKSENSKFSSCLAALAALNSKEVDTVMDEPPLITREVSMSLKEVKISPKISKSPKSPRSPLEVVKRCATKQPDSPVSICSESSSKLSPSVNAGSPPAIPKVRIKTIKTSSGQIKRTVTSVLPDSEQEDLQSPPESSPLQYPALEYSALNVTPSSSPSLSSHENTSHSEKIKTPEKNTSTFVIPSNENQKLSNRKQERCEKTPEATTASLLCNGNSSTTVSSPNVVQKNQMSSTLSTANLLPKAVHLANLNLVPHSVAASVTARSAAQRQNQTQLTTQIVCSTVPLVHQVKKAASTPVPTFPNAVVVALNKLLNSANPVPLYVPNLNPPAECNIHLPTRGYRCLECGDSFGLEKSLAQHYGRRSMHIEVACNHCAKTLLFYNKCSLLAHAREHKTKGIVMQCSQLFMKPIPPEKMFASTSAFSSVASALQVTPITSNSSVPETVANTEPVMPLYPEKVTQRGFKCLDCNKQAPDYPALASHYQQPGQSGWKTCSECLMMLPNKCSYAAHQRIHSRKPPYCCPECGSVCRPSDFQSHLKKNCLHYARKIAYKCLHCDSVFMYFHQLKSHTEQKHCEILHKCSVCTMAYRSAEGVISHIQKKHATTNASTQLIYRCSCEIMFNNKKSLFQHISKQIICVFKCPECQLAFMQKMLLMQHFKSVHAAPQTREVPETQRNNVNLSSDHKLLFSTIRRLNSTDNLKDTPVPKSESNFKKAGWSCALCSQILPDREAYVSHMKKSHGKSVKRYPCRHCERSFSSSTSLKRHTRNDHNGKKVYTCWYCTDEKITFSKHFMLKNHISLIHGIKNPDFSQMSRDLQQENKNDMCSSELPVKRTADDADTEGSKNNTSAVSPPKKLKTEYKCAKCGFSTENTTEFQAHIPQHKSDSPTFQCLHCCLCYTSHISLNRHLFIVHKIKDPEKEDLQFDVCKKNIEISHLQRKSIINTENEETKIQCNFCSEIFKKQSEYSFHLKSHRMDNLNEERVDINQ